One genomic region from Streptomyces sp. NBC_00582 encodes:
- a CDS encoding succinate dehydrogenase hydrophobic membrane anchor subunit, with product MATTETSASGIGPVEGGSLYTVDNPAPLIEAPRKRTKKSPRSTRGNFEMAAWLFMRLSGIVLVVLVIGHLLIQLVLDGGVSKIGFAFVAGRWASPFWQVWDLLMLWLAMLHGANGLRTVINDYAERANTRLWLKGLLYTATVFTILLGTLVIFTFDPNIR from the coding sequence ATGGCCACCACTGAAACCTCCGCGTCCGGGATCGGCCCCGTCGAGGGCGGCTCGCTCTACACCGTCGACAACCCGGCGCCCCTCATCGAGGCCCCGCGCAAGCGCACCAAGAAGTCGCCCAGGTCCACCCGGGGCAACTTCGAGATGGCCGCCTGGCTGTTCATGCGGCTGTCCGGCATCGTGCTGGTCGTCCTGGTCATCGGCCACCTGCTGATCCAGCTCGTACTGGACGGCGGCGTGTCGAAGATCGGCTTCGCGTTCGTGGCCGGTCGCTGGGCGTCCCCGTTCTGGCAGGTCTGGGACCTGCTCATGCTGTGGCTCGCGATGCTGCACGGCGCGAACGGCCTGCGCACGGTCATCAACGACTACGCGGAGCGCGCGAACACCCGGCTGTGGCTGAAGGGCCTGCTCTACACGGCCACGGTGTTCACCATCCTGCTGGGCACGCTGGTGATCTTCACCTTCGACCCGAACATCCGCTAG
- a CDS encoding 2-oxo-4-hydroxy-4-carboxy-5-ureidoimidazoline decarboxylase has protein sequence MTRGSTLPAHRLPHLTGRLPIPAQTRTPPATQVEKFNAAPVEEALDALLSCLHSLCWARRIADHRPYPTVEALLAASDEATYDLTAPDLAEALTAESLPTLPEGTYEAAHTALDAAHAAYEARFGHVFVICLDEVPPKEALDFALESIRSRLTNDPEDERVVAAEELRRLARGRLMSHLRGAGL, from the coding sequence GTGACGCGAGGATCCACGCTGCCTGCGCACCGTCTTCCCCACCTCACCGGCCGCCTTCCCATACCGGCGCAGACCCGGACACCCCCGGCCACCCAGGTGGAGAAATTCAACGCCGCCCCCGTCGAAGAGGCCCTCGACGCCCTCCTGTCCTGCCTGCACAGCCTCTGCTGGGCCCGCAGGATCGCGGACCACCGCCCCTACCCCACGGTCGAGGCCCTCCTGGCCGCATCCGACGAGGCGACCTACGACCTGACAGCACCGGACCTGGCCGAAGCCCTGACGGCGGAGTCCCTGCCCACCCTCCCCGAGGGCACCTACGAGGCCGCCCACACCGCTCTCGACGCGGCCCACGCCGCCTACGAGGCCCGCTTCGGCCACGTCTTCGTCATCTGCCTCGACGAGGTCCCCCCGAAGGAAGCCCTGGACTTCGCCCTGGAAAGCATCCGGTCACGATTGACAAACGATCCGGAGGACGAACGGGTAGTGGCGGCGGAAGAACTCCGGCGCCTGGCAAGGGGCCGGCTCATGTCCCACCTGAGGGGCGCGGGGCTGTAG
- the sdhA gene encoding succinate dehydrogenase flavoprotein subunit yields MKIHKYDTVIVGAGGAGMRAAIESTKRSRTAVLTKLYPTRSHTGAAQGGMAAALANVEEDNWEWHTFDTVKGGDYLVDQDAAEILAKEAIDSVLDLEKMGLPFNRTPDGTIDQRRFGGHSRNHGEAPVRRSCYAADRTGHMILQTLYQNCVKEGVEFFNEFYVLDQLITEEDGVKKSAGVVAYELATGEIHVFQAKAVIYASGGCGKFFKVTSNAHTLTGDGQAAVYRRGLPLEDMEFFQFHPTGIWRMGILLTEGARGEGGILRNKDGERFMEKYAPVMKDLASRDVVSRSIYTEIREGRGCGPEGDHVYLDLTHLPPEQLDAKLPDITEFARTYLGIEPYTDPIPIQPTAHYAMGGIPTNVEGEVLADNTTVVPGLYAAGEVACVSVHGANRLGTNSLLDINVFGRRAGIAAAEYSQKTATFVELPENPAQLVVDQIERLRTSTGTERVATLRKELQETMDANVMVFRTEQTIKTAVEKIAELRERYKNVSIQDKGKRFNTDLLEAIELGNLLDLAEVMAVSALARKESRGGHYREDYPNRDDVNFMRHTMAYREVGADGTDSVRLDYKPVVQTRYQPMERKY; encoded by the coding sequence ATGAAGATCCACAAGTACGACACGGTCATCGTCGGCGCCGGCGGCGCGGGCATGCGCGCGGCCATCGAGTCGACGAAGCGCAGCCGCACCGCGGTGCTCACCAAGCTCTACCCCACCCGCTCCCACACGGGCGCCGCGCAGGGCGGCATGGCCGCCGCGCTGGCCAACGTGGAGGAGGACAACTGGGAGTGGCACACCTTCGACACGGTCAAGGGCGGTGACTACCTGGTCGACCAGGACGCCGCCGAGATCCTGGCGAAGGAGGCCATCGACTCCGTCCTCGACCTGGAGAAGATGGGCCTGCCGTTCAACCGCACCCCGGACGGCACCATCGACCAGCGCCGCTTCGGCGGTCACAGCCGCAACCACGGCGAGGCCCCGGTCCGCCGCTCCTGCTACGCGGCCGACCGCACCGGCCACATGATCCTCCAGACGCTGTACCAGAACTGCGTGAAGGAGGGCGTGGAGTTCTTCAACGAGTTCTACGTCCTCGACCAGCTCATCACCGAAGAGGACGGCGTCAAGAAGTCCGCCGGTGTGGTCGCCTACGAGCTGGCCACCGGTGAGATCCACGTCTTCCAGGCGAAGGCCGTCATCTACGCCTCCGGCGGCTGCGGCAAGTTCTTCAAGGTGACGTCGAACGCGCACACGCTGACCGGTGACGGCCAGGCGGCGGTCTACCGCCGTGGCCTGCCGCTGGAGGACATGGAGTTCTTCCAGTTCCACCCGACCGGCATCTGGCGCATGGGCATCCTGCTGACGGAGGGCGCCCGCGGTGAGGGCGGCATCCTCCGCAACAAGGACGGCGAGCGCTTCATGGAGAAGTACGCGCCGGTCATGAAGGACCTCGCGTCCCGTGACGTCGTCTCCCGCTCCATCTACACGGAGATCCGCGAGGGCCGTGGCTGCGGTCCCGAGGGCGACCACGTCTACCTGGACCTGACGCACCTCCCGCCGGAGCAGCTCGACGCCAAGCTGCCGGACATCACCGAGTTCGCGCGGACCTACCTCGGTATCGAGCCGTACACGGACCCGATCCCGATCCAGCCCACCGCGCACTACGCCATGGGCGGCATCCCGACCAACGTCGAGGGTGAGGTCCTGGCGGACAACACCACGGTCGTCCCGGGCCTGTACGCGGCCGGCGAGGTCGCGTGCGTGTCGGTGCACGGCGCGAACCGCCTCGGCACGAACTCGCTGCTGGACATCAACGTGTTCGGCCGCCGGGCCGGCATCGCGGCGGCGGAGTACAGCCAGAAGACCGCGACGTTCGTCGAGCTGCCGGAGAACCCGGCGCAGCTCGTCGTGGACCAGATCGAGCGGCTGCGCACCTCCACGGGCACCGAGCGGGTGGCGACCCTCCGCAAGGAGCTCCAGGAGACCATGGACGCCAACGTCATGGTGTTCCGCACCGAGCAGACGATCAAGACGGCGGTCGAGAAGATCGCGGAGCTGCGCGAGCGCTACAAGAACGTGTCGATCCAGGACAAGGGCAAGCGGTTCAACACCGACCTCCTGGAAGCGATCGAGCTCGGCAACCTTCTGGACCTCGCCGAGGTCATGGCGGTCTCGGCGCTGGCCCGCAAGGAGTCCCGCGGCGGTCACTACCGCGAGGACTACCCCAACCGTGACGACGTCAACTTCATGCGTCACACCATGGCGTACCGCGAGGTCGGCGCCGACGGCACCGACTCCGTCCGTCTCGACTACAAGCCGGTCGTCCAGACCCGCTACCAGCCGATGGAGCGTAAGTACTGA
- the sdhC gene encoding succinate dehydrogenase, cytochrome b556 subunit codes for MPAGTLYRGREGMWSWVAHRVTGVLIFFFLFVHVLDTALVRVSPEDYDKVVATYKTPIVALLEYGLVAAILFHALNGLRVIAVDFWSKGPRYQKQMLWTVVGVWVVLMLGAIYPVLGHAARELFGS; via the coding sequence GTGCCGGCTGGAACGCTGTACCGCGGCCGGGAAGGAATGTGGTCCTGGGTGGCTCATCGAGTCACCGGCGTCCTCATCTTCTTCTTCCTGTTCGTACACGTGCTGGACACCGCTCTCGTCCGTGTCTCACCCGAGGACTACGACAAGGTCGTGGCCACGTACAAGACGCCGATCGTCGCGCTGCTGGAGTACGGCCTCGTCGCCGCCATCCTCTTCCACGCGCTCAACGGCCTGCGTGTCATCGCCGTCGACTTCTGGTCGAAGGGCCCGCGCTACCAGAAGCAGATGCTCTGGACCGTCGTAGGCGTCTGGGTCGTGCTGATGCTCGGGGCGATCTACCCCGTCCTCGGCCACGCCGCTCGTGAACTGTTCGGGAGCTGA